CCACTGTCGACAATGATGTGAGAGGAGGAGGTGAAGGGAAGGAGGGAGTGAAGATTACTGGGGGAATTGGTCATGTGGGAAGCAGCAcatgagtccatgtaccagtcagaGGTACTGCTTGAGGAAGACAGCCCGGCGGTGGCGCTGTGGAGCGCGGCCAGGAGCGAGGCCATGTCCAGGGGCTGCTGCGGCTGCTGTACGTCAGGTAGGGAAGTGTTGTAGACCGATAGTGGGCCgtagcagggaggaggtggcgtgTAACCGTCGTAGCCGTACACAccaggcagcggcagcggcatggTCGGAGCAACAAGCATGCTGATGCGGTGCCCCGGGGCACATGCCAAACACACCGGAGCCTGGAGCACTCCAATGCACAGGCCAGGCCTAAACGAGCCCTATCCAGGAGTTGGGGCCAGGGGCAGGGGTGGGGAGGCTTGGGATGCGCGGTGGCGGTTGTTGGGGAGAGCCACCACTGCCCGATCCACCGTCGATGCCGGTGCAACGTCCTCGGCGATGCCCACAACCACCATCGTTGTCTTTGGTGTCAGGTGTGACAGGTGGTGGAGAAGGGGCGGCGACGCCACGCCCGGCGACGAGCGCATGCGTACTCTGAAGACGCGCAGTTTGATCTGCACGATGCTCCTCGAGAAGCAGGGAGCGAGTTTGAAGGAACGATGGAAGAGGCGTGCGCAGCATGATGTGAGGATCGCCTCGTGGTATTAACGCCCGAGTCCACGCAGAAGCTGGAAGACCTATTGCGTCTCACTCACAAGCTGACCGAGACCACGCAGTTGGTCGGCTTACATCTTCAGCTTGGTGCAGTATTGCATAATGGTCATGTCGCTTTGGACGATGGCATGGTACACGACGTCGATGTAAATCGCACGGGCGAGCTAGTTGTCCTAGAAGATGACGTCGATCGCCATCCACAAGGTGAGTGCCGTGTCCTTGTGTTGCATCAGGACATCTAGGAGATCAGGCGCGACGGTGGTGTTGAGCCAGTGGACGGCGGCGTGATCCGCCATCACCCACTCAGGGGGTCCGGGTGCTGCACGGCATCGGCATCAACATGATCGCGAAGACCGAACATGTCGATTGCCGCGTCGAAGTGGCGAAGCCACTGCGCGTAGTTGCCGGCGAGTAGGTTGACAGGGGGCGTGTTGGTGGATGTTGATCGTTTGAAGAACCGGCGAGGAGAGGGGAGATGCAGGCGGCGCAAAGGCAGTAGCGCTGCCAGGCAGCAGGGCTGGTGGGGCATTGGCAACAGGAGTGACGGGACCGCCAGTGGCAGGATCGCCGATGGTAGGAGCGCGGAGTCAGAGGTGTCGCCATAGCGGCGGAAGCGGGATAGGTGACCGGAGCAAAATGATTGATCTGGTCAGAGGTATTTGATATCATGATGAAGGGAGAAGGACTATATGGGAATCAACACAATTCGTTTAGCTCTACGGCTGAGTCTATATACAACTTACAGAGTGATCGTGTGCCACTACCAGGAGAGATCGTGGGCTATGGTCGTGCCCACTTCTCACGTACATGCGCTGACTAGATTACATGGCGCATACACTGTCTATACATATGTGTAGAACGTATACTCTAACAGAAGGAATGTATGCTGATCTCAGCCATTCTCGTGTTTAGGAGGATGTATCGAAACATAAGTTGCTCTAATATCATGATGTATGGCTCAAAAGAGTGAAGATGGTCTATGATGGTCGTGTGGGCTATTTGGAGACAGGAATGCTCGATCGTCTGTTTAGCAGCTCTATATTACCCCAATCATTCAGATCGTAAATCAGTCAAAGGTGGTTGGAGAAGATTTACGTTCCGTTGATCGTTGTTGTGTCCCTCTTGGTCTTCGACTTAGCATTAGTCAGCTTCCTTTGCTTATGTGCCTCTGTCTATTCTTCCAGTATGTGTTTTGGTCCTCTCAGGACTCtatatgtttttttttcttttgccctTTTCTTCTATCTATTTAATTCATATGCAGCCCTTCAGCATGGTTCGAAAAAAAAAGGAATGAAGATGTCACCAGTGTCGAGAAAATGACAATTGTGTTGGGCGCTGAAAATGACGATCCTTTTTCATTAGTTTACAGACATGCTGGGAGCAATCTATGGCAGGTGACAATAATAATAAAGGATTTCTGGTGTTCTTTGTTTTCATAAAATTCTCACAAGATGGTGTTCGGTTGGTTTCGTGCAAGGCTAGAATTATAGGATAATAAATTGCTCTTGGATAGGATAAACTATTGTAAAGCCCGCACTTTATTGTGGATATTATTAGGTATTTTTTGTGAGTTTATTTTGAAATGTTTATACATGTGTGTGTGCTAGTTAATAGTTTTGTGCTTCTTTTCTAATATGCATTTCCACGGATCAAAGGATGTGTCTTTTAACCCAAGAATATGACTATTCGTTGGTCTCAATTCTCAAGAACCAACAAACTTAATTAATTATCGACGATTGTTCCTTTTGGAGTGACATGGCTTAGCATGGATGCTACATTAGGAGTCGGTTTTATCAAAAAGAGAATATGTCATGATATGCCTGTGGAATTAAAATGCGAACTCACCATACAGGAAAAATGTACTAGGACCTCTGTAAAGAAATACTACTTCTGTAAAGTAGTGGCATAAAACAtcttataaaagtttacagagCGAGTAGGTTTGTAGCTGAAAAAACAACTATATTCCGGCCATAACTTTGGGTAAGAAAGGTTTGCATGCCAAGACACACAATGACGTCTCTTcagtcctcttcctcctccaaaaAACTGTACCAATGTGACCGAGCTTTTGACTCTTCCACCTCCGAAGTCAATAAGGGCTGCAATCTGCACCTGATCGTCTTCAAAGCAAGACTCTTTCCtcgcaaaaagaaagaagaagaaaaaagcaagcCTCTTTCTTTTGGGGATTCAAAATGAAGCAACCGAGGACACTGCAGACACCATGGAGACCAGACCATGGCTCCTCCAGCTTCTTGCCCTTCTCATCACCACCACTGCCCTTCTCTTGAACCCATCCACTTCCACTTCCAGCTCCACCAGCACCGTCGACGACCTTCCGGCCCTCCTATCGCTCAAATCTCTCATCACCAAGGATCCCTTGGGCGCACTCTCCTCATGGACCATCAacagcagctccaacggcagcactcATGGCTTCTGCAGCTGGACCGGCGTGGAGTGCAGCAGTGCACACCCGGGACATGTTGCCGCGCTTCGACTACAAGGTCTTGGCCTCTCCGGGACCATTTCACCATTTCTTGGGAACCTCTCGCGTCTCCGTGCACTCGATTTGTCCGACAACAAGCTTGAAGGTCAGATCCCTCCTAGCCTTGGCAACTGCTTTGCACTACGCAGGCTCAACCTGAGCGTCAACTCCCTGTCCGGTGCCATCCCTCCCGCCATGGGAAACCTGTCAAAGCTTGTTGTTCTGGCTATTGGCAGCAACAATATCTCGGGTACCATTCCTCCTTCTTTTGCAGATCTTGCAACAGTCACCCTCTTCAGTATAGTAAAGAACCATGTGCATGGGCAAATACCACCATGGCTCGGCAATTTGACAGCACTGAATGATTTGAACATGGGTGGGAATATTATGAGCGGACATGTTCCACCAGCTTTGTCTAAGCTTACCAACCTTCAATATCTGAATCTAGCAGCCAATAACCTACAAGGTTTGATCCCTCCAGTGTTATTTAATATGTCGTCACTTGAATACCTCAATTTCGGGTCAAACCAACTGTCAGGCTCTCTACCACAAGATATTGGCTCTATACTTCCTAACCTGAAAAAGTTCAGTGTATTCTACAACAAATTTGAAGGCCAGATTCCTGCCTCCTTGTCAAACATATCTTCTCTTGAACATCTCTCTCTCCATGGGAATAGATTTCGTGGCGGAATCCCATCAAATATTGGCCAAAGTGGATGTTTGACTGTATTTGAAGTAGGAAATAATGAGCTGCAGGCTACAGAGTCAAGAGATTGGGATTTTCTGACCTCCTTGGCTAACTGCAGCAGCCTAGTTCTTGTAAATCTTCAACTGAATAACCTTTCAGGGATTTTGCCAAATAGCATCGGTAATCTCTCGCAAAAACTTGAAGGTCTTCGAGTTGGAGGAAACCAAATTGCTGGGCATATACCTACAGGAATAGGAAGATATTACAAGCTTGCAATACTTGAGTTTGCAGATAATCGCTTCACAGGAACCATACCTTCAGATATTGGAAAGCTATCCAACCTCAAAGAACTATCTCTATTTCAGAATAGATACTATGGGGAGATTCCTTCGTCAATAGGCAACCTATCACAACTAAATCTGCTATCTCTTTCAACCAATAATTTGGAGGGTAGCATTCCAGCTACTTTTGGCAACCTTACTGAGTTAATCTCCCTGGACCTTTCCAGTAACCTCTTGAGTGGGCAAATCCCAGAAGAAGTTATGAGCATCTCCTCCCTGGCTCTATTTCTCAATCTCTCAAACAATTTATTAGATGGACCTATTTCTCCACATGTTGGGCAGCTAGTCAATCTTGCAATAATGGATCTCTCATCAAACAAGCTATCAGGTGTAATCCCAAATACCCTTGGTAGTTGCGTAACATTGCAATTCCTACACTTACAAGGGAATCTCTTGCATGGACAAATTCCAAAAGTACTCATGGCATTAAGAGGGCTAGAAGAGCTGGATCTCTCTAATAATAATTTATCAGGACATATCCCTGAATTTCTCGAGAGCTTCCGGCTTCTAAAGAATCTAAACGTTTCATTCAACCACCTATCAGGTCTGGTGCCAGATAAGGGGATCTTCTCAAATGCAAGTGCTGTATCCCTCACAAGTAATGACATGCTATGTGGTGGCCCTGTATTCTTTCATTTCCCTACATGCCCATACCCAGCGCCTGATAAACCTGCACGTCACAAACTGATTCGCATCTTGGTGTTTACTGTGGCGGGAGCATTCATCCTTCTCTGTGTCAGCATTGCTATACGTTGTTACATTAGGAAATCAAGAGGTGATGCCCGCCAAGGTCAGGAAAACAGCCCTGAGATGTTTCAGAGGATCTCATATGCTGAGTTGCATTTGGCTACAGATTCATTCTCTGTGGAAAATTTGGTTGGCCGTGGAAGCTTCGGCAGTGTATATAAAGGTACTTTTGGTTCTGGTGCAAATTTGAGTACCGCGGCAGTGAAGGTACTTGATGTCCAACGACAAGGAGCCACAAGGAGCTTCATATCTGAGTGCAATGCTCTCAAAAGGATACGACATCGCAAACTAGTCAAGGTTATCACAGTGTGTGATAGCTTGGACCACAGTGGCAGCCAATTCAAGGCACTTGTGCTCGAGTTCATTCCCAATGGAAGCTTGGATAAATGGTTACACCCGAGCACAGAAGGCGAGTTCCAAACACCAAGCCTGATGCAGAGGCTAAACATTGCACTTGATGTGGCAGAGGCACTGGAATATCTCCATCATCATATTGATCCTCCAATTGTTCACTGTGATGTTAAACCAAGTAATATTCTTCTTGATGATGACATGGTTGCACATCTTGGTGACTTTGGACTAGCAAAGATAATTAGGGCAGAAGAAAGCAGGCAATCACTCGCCGATCAAAGTTGCTCGGCTGGAATCAAAGGCACAATTGGGTATCTTGCACCAGGTATGCTGTTTCCTTCTTACTTCACCACATTTTCAGCAATGGCTTGAAAGATATTTAAGCAGTAGTTTGTTAACATGTAGATAAGTGGTAACCTGCATCATGACCAAACATGACTTACAAAATATAGTAGGTTACATTTGTTCGTTAATTCAGGTATGCATTAACACAATTAGTGGATTGATTACCTCATGTTTGTTCCTCTCCCGGTAGCGGCTTGGCTCCACCGTACATTGTTATTGTCGACTTAGCAATCAGTAACATTgtctaaaaaaatcagtaaatttcCCTCAAAATTGTTCATGATTCTTTTTAGTAATTATAAGAAGCTTTAAGCCTTCAATTCTTATGGTTCCATAGTAAAAAAAAAAGACCAATTTCTCTCGTGGTCACCATATCAAATGAGAATCTGAAAAATATATATGTGTCCATTTACAATAATTTGTTGTGCCGAAAATACAGTCAACTACTATATGTAAACAACCAAGGAATGTGTGTGGAATGGATTATGTCTATACCATATACAGTAGTTTATAAGAAAGCTAACACGAACCCTTTCTTTCCTTCCTTTAACAGAGTATGGCACCGGGACTGAAATATCTGTGGAAGGCGACGTGTACAGCTATGGTGTGCTATTGTTGGAGATGCTTACTGGGAGAAGGCCAACTGACCCATTTTTCGGCAATACTACAAATCTACCAAAGTACGTTCAGATGGCCTGTCCTGGTAATCTGTTGGATATAATGGACGTCAATGTAAGATGCAACCAAGAGCCTCAAGTGACTTTAGAATTGTTCGCTGCTCCAGTTTCAAGACTTGGTCTAGCTTGCTGCAGGGGCTCTGCAAGACGGCGCATAAAGATGGGCGATGTGGTAAAAGAATTGGGTGCGATAAAACGGTTAATCATGGCCAGCCAGAATTCCGCGTCCTGGTCCACAACGAAGTAATATTGATTGGACGGCTTCTTCTATTTCTGTTTATAGTAAGATTAAAATGATATTAGTTTCTCATGTATTTTACCATAGCCAACCAGAACTCTCTTTATCATACACGACTGTCCCTGTCCATGGACTTACAAATTATTGGGTGTGAGCTTTTGATGGTTCATAGAAGTTGTAGGTGTTGTCTTTGCATTTGTGGCTGTACCATAGTAGGTTGAATTTGATGTGGTTTTGAACCATTATGTATTAGCATGCAGTGACAGACCTTGAAAGAAATTTCAGGAACAGCGAAGCTGTATGTTCTTCGAATACGAAATTGTAGGACTACAACAAGTTAGATTTTGCAGAATATTGAGAAACTTAGATAATTATACTGATCTTGTACACATTAGTTTACAAAATACATTTCTAAGTTTAAACTGTATGCATCAGCTACTCCATAACAAAAGAAACTGTGCCGAAATACTACTTAACCATTGAGTACTGAATTAATCACTATAGATCAGCTCTTATCCCTGCGCTCGTAAATTACATTAGAACATTCATATTAGTACTTCTCCATGATTTTACTCTTTATGTTGACTATCAAGCTATTGGCTAGAAAATCATCTTCCATTGtatatgttgctttgtcttaataATCCTTCAAAGTAGCCTTGTCCTAATAATCCCAAATTCTAGGAACAACACAGGAGGCTTGGTTCTGCTTCGATAAATGTTGGTTCGTTAGCTTCACGCTCGCATCTCTTTCTTTTGTAAGatgcctcttttttttttgcgggttttGTAAGATGCCTCCTTTTATAAATAACAATTTTAATTTAGTACAAAAATTCTATTGCGTAATTAGAACTTTCTCCAGCCAATTAAGATGAAAGAGTCTACACTAAAAAGACAAAATCAAAAGAGTTGGGCTTCAGCTCACCGGATCTCTGCGCGCGGCGCCGGCGCCGCCTGCTCAGCCGCGACGAGAAGAACCGAGGAGCCATGACCAGCCTCTGGCCTCTCAGCTCTTTCCGGCCCCTCAACAGCCCCCACGTCGGCGAGCCCCAGTGACCAGTCCGCGTTCCGCCGGTCGCCAGACTGAATAGTGGAAGATAGCGGAAGACGCGAATCAGAGTTGGGTCTTTGTGTGTCGGGCAGACAGAGGCACAGAGCAGAGAAGGAGATGATAagtgggccttatgggctgtagtgGAAGTGTTGTTAATACCTGGTACTAAAAGAATTTCTGCTGAAAAAAGGGTACTAAAAGAATAAGTTTTTTTTTGAGACATAAAAGAATAAGTTCCTTTCAGCCCTAAAAAGAATAAGTTCCATTTCAGGTTGCGGGCTTGCGGCCCACGGACCAGGTTTGCCCCGGTGAAGAAGCCCTGCCCTTTACCAAGAGCTCCAGCTTCGGCAGGGCTACATGCCGCCGAAATCATGAGTTAAGGTTACCCCTTTGCAAAGGTCACTCTCATCTTTTCTGGTAATGAAAAATGGCACTCTGCATGTATagcacttgtcgcaacctgagagtattgtttatttttttgtagtttcGTTTCTTCAAAATGTGTAATCCGTTGAAGCATGCGTCCAAATCACAAACCATTTTCATCATGGGTTCTCCTGTCGAGTTCTTCGAAGCTAGATCCCATGTTAAGATGTTTGGACGAACTTTTTTTCCCAATAAGCCAGAAATAAAAATAGGAAATAGAAAAAACAGAAACCGAAACCTAGAAGCACATTTGTGTTTCTTTCGCTTTTTGGGAAGCACAACTATATTTTTCACTTTTCCGGAAGCACATATGAGATTTTCATTTTtcatatacatatttaacattttcttATATAGGTTTAACATTATCTAATACATGATTAATTattattttcaaatacttgtttgaACCTTTTTTTCTCAAATAGACATTGAAACCTTTTTTTGTTTGATAAGAAACATTAATTTTTAAACTATGTGAATATGTTTATACATTTGATAAACAACTTTTCaaaaatgtcacaaacattttcaTTGACTCACgtgaatatattttttaaatgcaatgtactttttttgaaaaagtccattttactaccctgaataaagtgggtggttcactttaccccctgatctatttttttgtttcttttaccCCCAAACAAACCCAAACCAGACAAAACACCCCCCGACTGGTTTTTCTCCACCCGCTGCTGATGTGGCACTAGTCAACGGCGGTTTTGACACCCCCTTgtcaggtctctctctctctctcccttgacCGGAGAGGAGAAGAGAACACAGGAGGTCAAGGAGCCAGTGATCCGAGGGAGATGAGCAGGGTGTGCGTCACCGGGGCCACCGGCTACATCGCGCCCAGGCTCGTACTGAAGCTTCTACAGCGAGGCTGCGTCGTCCACGCCACCTTGAGATCCCTTTGTAAGTTCACCTACTCTCTTGTCGACTCCTTGTGGCTGCAACCGGCGATCATAGGATCAGTTGGTGATGTGTGGCGTGGCAGGGGATGAGAAGAAGACGGGGCTGCTGAGGTTGCTCCCCGGCGCGGCGGAGCGGCTGGTGCTGTTCGAGGCGGACATCTACGACGCCGCCTCTTTCGAGCCGGCCATCCAGGGCTGCGAGTTTGTCTTCCTCATCGCCACCCCGCTGCTGCAGGACACCAGTAGCACATCAGCTGCGAGTTCGTCTTCCTCGTCGCCGACGGCCTCCTCGGGCcgtcctctgatacgtctccaacgtatctataattttttattgttccatgctatattatattctgttttggatgtttaatgggctttactatacacttttatattatttttgggactaacctattaaccggaggcccaacccgaattgctatttttttgcctatttcagtgtttcaaaggaaaaggatatcaaacggagtccaaacggaatgaaaccttcgggaacgtgattttcagaacaaacgtgatccagaggacttggagtctacgtaaagcaatcaatgatgaaggcacgaggcaggggcgcaccctccaccctcgtggggcccacgttgctccaccgacatacttcttcctcctatatatacccatacaccctgaaaacatcagatatggagcaaaaaccctatttccactgccgcaaccttctgtacccgtgagatcccatcttggggcctttttcgatgctccgccggagggggcattgatcacggagggcttctacatcaacaccatagcctctccgatgatgtgtgagtagtttacctcagacctccgggtccatagttattagctagatggcttcttctctatctttggatctcaatacaaagttctcctcgattctcttggagatctattcgatgtaatcttcttttgcggtgtgtttgtcgagatccgatgaattgtggctttatgatcaagattatctatgaacaatatttgaatctcctctgaattcttttatgtatgattggttatctttgcaagtctcttcgaattatcagtttggtttggcctactagattgatctttcttgcaataggagaagtgcttagttttgggttcaatcttgcggtgtcctttcccagtgacaacaagggcagcaaggcacgtattgtattgttgccatcgaggataaaaagatggggtttatatcatattgcatgagtttatccctctacatcatgtcatcttacttaaagcattactctgttcttatgaacttaatactctagatgcatgctggatagcggtcgatgtgtggagtaatagtagtagatgcagaatcgtttcggtctacttgtcgcggatgtgatgcctatatacatgatcatacctagatattctcataactatgctcaattctatcaattgctcgacagtaattcgtttacccaccgtattacttatgctcttgagagaagccactagtgaaacctatggccccgggtctattttccatcatattaatcttccaacacttagctatttttattgtcgtttattttactttgcatctttatcataaaaataccaaaaatattatctatcagatctcactctcgtaagtgaccgtgaagggattgacaacccctttatcgcgttggttgcgaggttcttatttgtttgtgtaggtgcgtggaacttgtgcgtgatctcctactggattgataccttggttctcaaaaactgagggaaatacttacgctactttactgcatcaccctttcctcttcaagggaaaaccaacgcagtgctcaagaggtagcaagaaggatttctggcgccgttgccggggagattcaagtcaagtcaagacataccaagtacccatcacaaactcttatccctcgcattacattatttgccatttgcctctcgttttcctctcccccactttacccttgccgttttattcgccctctcttttccgttcgtcgctttcttgcttgccttgttgttatggctagtcccttatcttctgcgctgtctcccaagaatgaagttcttaattttaagcaaagggagggagaaaatctaaaagacgcttggtatagaatttgcaatgctcaaaatagatctaccaggaagcaatctacttccgttcttctccgcaatttttatgtaggcgttacCCCTTGGTACAGatacattcttgataccattaccggagggaatttcttgggtagccatacttttgattcttataatgctatgatagatttgtttggctcaccacctcttttggttaatggaactatgttaactttggaacatgtgatgcaaagacttgaaattattgaaaataaagttgctactgtagagttgattgagaatttggataaaaagatccacaaccgaattacccaatatggatctaaggtgggagttactctgaaaagttttaaggaaaaagaacccatagttaatgaaagaatagatcaagattctactagaataaATAAACTTGAGGGAATTATCACCAACTTAGGGTCCGCTTTTTCTTCCGTTGAAAACACTCCAAAccctcctaccaaaattgccaagcttttttatgttcctaaaaataagggtgaatcctctagcaaggaaACTGCAGATTTAAAATCAaaaagtgttcatcccaatctttttgctatcattaaggagcCGTTTGCTACTAATGATAttcttgattttgtgcctaggagtttgataaataaaaagaaagaaactcctaggggTTATAGGGGTCTTATTgaaggattgcctaccaaagatgacaatacctagatctatccttgttttttatgcctagctaagggcgttaaacgatagcgcttgttgggaggcaactcaattttgttttagttttttgcgttttgcttatgtttaggaataaatatgtgatctagcctctggttagatttgtttttatgttttaattagtgtttgtgccaagttaagcttataggatcttcttggatgatagttatttgatcttgctgaaaaattccagaaactttctgttcacgaaaaaaattgtttaaaatcaccagaacgtgataaaatactgattccaattgcagtagatcaataaacaaattttctaggtcttcctattttggtagattgttctgagttccagaagtttgcgttagttacagattactacagactgttctgtttttgacagattctgtttttcgtgtgttgtttgcttattttgatgaatctatggctagtaaaagagtttataaaccatagaaaagttgaaatacagtaggtttaacaccaatataaataaagaatgatttcaatacagtaccttgaagtggtgttttgttttctttcgctagagctcacgagatcttctgttgagttttgtgttgtgaagttttcaagttttgggtaaaagattagatggattatggaacaaggagtggcaagagcctaagcttggggatgcccatggcaccccaagataatctaaggacaccaaaaagccaaagcttggggatgccccggaaggcatcccctctttcgtcttcgtccatcggtaactttacttggagctatatttttattcaccacatgatatgtgttttgcttggagcgtcttgtatgatttaagtctttgctttttagttttccacaatcatccttgatgtacacaccttttgagagagacacacatgattcggaatttattagaatactctatgtgcttcacttatatcttttgagctatatagtttttgctctagtgcttcacttatatcttttagagcacggtggtggatttgttttatagaaacttttgttctctcatgcttcacttatattattttgagagtcctacaaaacagcatggtaatttgctttaattgagaAATTGGTCCTAAtacgataggcatccaagattagtaaaaaaaaaatcttatgagtatgttgaatactatgagaagtttaatgcttgataattgttttgagatatgaagatggtgatattagagtcatgctagttgagtagttgtgaatttgagaaatacttgtgttaaagtttgtgattcccgtagcatgcacgtatggtgaaccattatgtgatgaagtcggagcatgatttatttattgattgtcttccttatgagtggcggtcggggacgagcgatggtcttttcctaccaatttatccccctaggagcatgcgcgtaatactttgctttgataacctgtagatttttgcaacaagtatatgagttctttatgactaa
This DNA window, taken from Triticum aestivum cultivar Chinese Spring chromosome 1D, IWGSC CS RefSeq v2.1, whole genome shotgun sequence, encodes the following:
- the LOC123182507 gene encoding probable LRR receptor-like serine/threonine-protein kinase At3g47570; protein product: METRPWLLQLLALLITTTALLLNPSTSTSSSTSTVDDLPALLSLKSLITKDPLGALSSWTINSSSNGSTHGFCSWTGVECSSAHPGHVAALRLQGLGLSGTISPFLGNLSRLRALDLSDNKLEGQIPPSLGNCFALRRLNLSVNSLSGAIPPAMGNLSKLVVLAIGSNNISGTIPPSFADLATVTLFSIVKNHVHGQIPPWLGNLTALNDLNMGGNIMSGHVPPALSKLTNLQYLNLAANNLQGLIPPVLFNMSSLEYLNFGSNQLSGSLPQDIGSILPNLKKFSVFYNKFEGQIPASLSNISSLEHLSLHGNRFRGGIPSNIGQSGCLTVFEVGNNELQATESRDWDFLTSLANCSSLVLVNLQLNNLSGILPNSIGNLSQKLEGLRVGGNQIAGHIPTGIGRYYKLAILEFADNRFTGTIPSDIGKLSNLKELSLFQNRYYGEIPSSIGNLSQLNLLSLSTNNLEGSIPATFGNLTELISLDLSSNLLSGQIPEEVMSISSLALFLNLSNNLLDGPISPHVGQLVNLAIMDLSSNKLSGVIPNTLGSCVTLQFLHLQGNLLHGQIPKVLMALRGLEELDLSNNNLSGHIPEFLESFRLLKNLNVSFNHLSGLVPDKGIFSNASAVSLTSNDMLCGGPVFFHFPTCPYPAPDKPARHKLIRILVFTVAGAFILLCVSIAIRCYIRKSRGDARQGQENSPEMFQRISYAELHLATDSFSVENLVGRGSFGSVYKGTFGSGANLSTAAVKVLDVQRQGATRSFISECNALKRIRHRKLVKVITVCDSLDHSGSQFKALVLEFIPNGSLDKWLHPSTEGEFQTPSLMQRLNIALDVAEALEYLHHHIDPPIVHCDVKPSNILLDDDMVAHLGDFGLAKIIRAEESRQSLADQSCSAGIKGTIGYLAPEYGTGTEISVEGDVYSYGVLLLEMLTGRRPTDPFFGNTTNLPKYVQMACPGNLLDIMDVNVRCNQEPQVTLELFAAPVSRLGLACCRGSARRRIKMGDVVKELGAIKRLIMASQNSASWSTTK